The Raphanus sativus cultivar WK10039 chromosome 2, ASM80110v3, whole genome shotgun sequence genome includes a region encoding these proteins:
- the LOC130508118 gene encoding reticulon-like protein B18: MDLSTPPSLRSNPIRSSSRLAPRINNTLVKTNADSPIPSLDLVLSSPKSSNDTPYPSPASLCCSPSSSPVTLREILLLSPSPLRKSRTRLANRFEMEAAEAAAAARRCKTKGGVQNGSASPRNCRRSRRRSEEPKPVAVLTEEKATRPRKHKKTGRSKKEKQSSVPLLPSPCPSSDLSEDVCRGDLERIRESINDLIMWRDVAKSTLWFGFGCLCFLSSCFTKGFSFSVFSVVFHVGLLFLGVSFLSHTLRQRVTEERERREVKVSEEDVLRVARRMLPLTNLAISKTSQLFSGEPAMTLKVAPFVLIGAEYGYLITLWRLCALGFFLSFTVPKLYSSYATQINQKVENAQKRIVEAWGICTHKKFVAGSMITAFWNLTSLKIRFFTVFIIVVVIRYKWQNVQLDSEEEEEKQQEQTQPEEKSPSPPASPPQPIEEEEEEEQALVVVVAAETQAPPKKL; the protein is encoded by the exons atggatctTTCGACACCTCCCTCCCTCCGCTCGAACCCTATCAGATCCTCCTCGCGTCTCGCTCCGAGAATCAACAACACTCTCGTCAAAACCAACGCAGATTCTCCGATTCCGTCTCTCGATCTGGTCCTATCGTCACCGAAGAGCAGCAACGACACTCCTTACCCGTCGCCAGCCTCTCTCTGCTGTTCCCCGTCTTCTTCCCCTGTCACGCTCCGCGAGATCCTCCTCTTGTCTCCCTCCCCTCTCCGGAAATCGAGAACCCGGCTAGCGAATCGGTTCGAGATGGAAGCCGCGGAGGCCGCCGCCGCTGCGAGGCGGTGCAAGACCAAGGGAGGAGTGCAGAACGGTAGTGCATCGCCGAGGAATTGCCGGAGATCGAGGCGGAGATCGGAGGAGCCGAAGCCTGTTGCTGTGTTGACGGAGGAGAAAGCGACGAGACCGAGGAAGCATAAGAAGACGGGTCGGTCTAAGAAGGAGAAACAGAGTTCGGTTCCTCTGTTGCCTTCTCCTTGTCCATCTTCAGATCTGA GTGAAGATGTGTGTCGAGGTGATTTGGAGCGGATTAGAGAGAGTATCAACGATCTAATCATGTGGAGGGATGTTGCAAAGTCGACTCTTTGGTTCGGTTTCGGGTGTTTGTGTTTCCTGTCTTCTTGCTTTACTAAAGGGTTTAGCTTTAG TGTTTTCTCGGTGGTCTTTCATGTTGGGCTTTTGTTTCTTGGGGTATCGTTTTTGTCACATACTCTTCGCCAAAG GGTAACCGAAGAAAGAGAGCGGAGAGAGGTTAAAGTGAGTGAAGAGGATGTGTTACGAGTAGCTAGAAGAATGCTTCCCCTCACCAATTTGGCGATTTCAAAGACGAGCCAGCTTTTCTCTGGAGAACCAGCAATGACACTCAAA GTGGCACCGTTTGTTCTAATCGGAGCGGAGTACGGTTACCTCATAACATTGTGGAGGCTATGTGCTTTAG GTTTCTTCCTCAGCTTCACCGTCCCAAAGCTATATTCATCTTATGCTACTCAGATTAAccaaaaag TTGAAAACGCGCAAAAGAGAATAGTTGAAGCATGGGGAATATGCACACACAAGAAGTTCGTAGCAGGCTCTATGATTACTGCTTTCTGGAACCTGACTAGTCTCAAGATCCGTTTCTTTACAG TGTTCATCATCGTGGTGGTCATCAGATACAAATGGCAGAATGTACAGTTAGATtccgaagaagaagaggagaagcaACAAGAACAAACTCAACCGGAAGAGAAGTCACCATCTCCGCCAGCGTCTCCACCTCAGccaatagaagaagaagaagaagaagagcaagcgTTAGTAGTAGTGGTGGCTGCAGAAACCCAAGCACCACCAAAGAAGCTTTGA
- the LOC130508120 gene encoding probable aminotransferase TAT1, whose translation MSYHNHLLVSAHQTEEEAETQHESENSVWRFRGSDTAAKASSVTMRVIVYKLFDLCIPDVKKPLLPLAHGDPSVYPCYRTSIHVENAVSDVLRSGKGNSYGPAAGILPARQAVADFVNRDLTNKVTPNDVYMTVGCNQGIEVLMQALAAPNANIFLPRPSYPHYEARCVYSGLEVRKYDLLPENEWDIDLQGIERMADENTVAMVIINPNNPCGNVYTHEHLKKVAEMARKLGIMVITDEVYSQTIFGDKPFVPMGEFSSIAPVITLGGISKGWIVPGWRIGWIALNDPKSIFKSTGVAQSIQQNLDITPDANTLVQNALPQILEKSNKQMFAKKNSILKQNLDLVCEKLEDIPCVVCTKKPESCTYLLTKLELPLMEDIEDDMDFCMKLAAEENLVLLPGVALGLKNWVRITIGVEAQMLEDALERLSGFCQRHLKKTEASLENGAI comes from the exons ATGAGCTACCATAACCACCTCCTAGTTTCTGCCCATCAAACCGAGGAAGAAGCAGAGACGCAGCATGAGTCCGAAAACAGCGTTTGGCGTTTCAGAGGCAGCGACACGGCAGCTAAAGCCTCCAGTGTCACAATGAGAGTTATCGTCTACAAGCTCTTTGATCTCTGTATCCCGGACGTTAAAAAGCCTCTTTTACCCCTTGCACACGGTGACCCTTCTGTGTACCCTTGTTACCGCACCTCCATCCACGTCGAAAACGCCGTCTCCGATGTCCTCCGCTCCGGCAAGGGTAACTCTTACGGTCCCGCCGCGGGGATCCTCCCTGCGAGACA GGCGGTAGCTGATTTCGTGAACCGGGACTTAACGAACAAGGTAACGCCTAACGATGTATATATGACCGTGGGATGCAACCAAGGGATAGAAGTGTTGATGCAGGCGCTGGCTGCACCAAACGCTAACATCTTTCTCCCACGGCCTAGTTACCCTCACTACGAGGCTCGTTGTGTCTACAGTGGACTCGAGGTCCGCAAGTACGATCTACTTCCCGAGAATGAATGGGATATTGATCTTCAAGGCATAGAAAGAATGGCAGATGAGAACACTGTCGCTATGGTTATCATTAACCCTAACAATCCCTGTGGAAATGTCTATACTCACGAACATCTCAAGAAG GTTGCGGAGATGGCTAGGAAGCTGGGAATAATGGTGATCACTGATGAGGTTTATAGCCAGACAATCTTTGGAGACAAACCTTTTGTTCCGATGGGAGAGTTCTCTTCTATAGCTCCGGTTATCACTTTGGGTGGTATATCGAAAGGATGGATAGTTCCTGGTTGGAGAATTGGTTGGATCGCTTTGAATGATCCCAAAAGCATCTTCAAGTCCACAGGg GTGGCTCAATCTATACAACAGAATCTTGATATAACTCCAGACGCTAACACTTTGGTTCAGAATGCGCTTCCTCAGATCCTGGAGAAGTCTAATAAACAGATGTTTGCCAAAAAGAACTCGATACTAAAACAGAACCTGGACCTGGTATGTGAGAAGCTTGAGGACATTCCTTGCGTGGTCTGCACCAAGAAACCTGAATCATGCACTTACTTACTG ACAAAGCTGGAGCTTCCGTTGATGGAAGACATAGAGGATGATATGGATTTCTGTATGAAGCTAGCCGCAGAAGAAAATCTCGTTTTGCTACCAG GAGTGGCATTGGGACTGAAGAATTGGGTAAGGATAACGATCGGAGTAGAAGCTCAGATGCTAGAGGATGCACTTGAGAGGCTCAGCGGCTTCTGCCAACGCCATCTGAAGAAAACAGAGGCTTCTCTTGAGAATGGCGCAATCTAA
- the LOC130508122 gene encoding uncharacterized protein LOC130508122 gives MVKMMMKVAFAMTCMLVAVTTADKADRPWPPECLEVANVMVEECKLFFVEQESPPTAECCGWFSSRHKKAEDRRRICRCMKFLTTAFEAIKPGVLALSDQCHFGDGFPMSKNHACA, from the exons ATGGtcaagatgatgatgaaagtAGCTTTTGCGATGACGTGCATGCTGGTTGCAGTCACAACCGCCGACAAGGCAGACCGTCCTTGGCCACCTGAGTGCCTGGAGGTGGCGAACGTGATGGTGGAAGAATGCAAGTTGTTCTTCGTCGAACAGGAGTCGCCTCCCACCGCCGAGTGCTGCGGCTGGTTCAGTAGCCGCCATAAAAAGGCGGAGGACAGGCGGCGGATTTGCCGGTGTATGAAGTTTCTGACCACAGCCTTTGAAGCAATCAAGCCAGGCGTTTTGGCTCTCTCTGATCAGTGCCATTTCGGAGATGGCTTCCCCATGTCTAAGAACCACGCATGTGCTT AG
- the LOC130508121 gene encoding probable protein phosphatase 2C 58 — MAGRDILHKMKAGFCGSAPDVGRGKSKMWKNITHGFHFVKGKSNRPMEDYVVSEFKKVDGHELGLFAIFDGHLGHDVAKYLQTNLFDNILKEKEFWSDTDNAIRKAYRSTDAVILQQSKLGKGGSTAVTGILIDGQKLVVANVGDSRAVMSKNGVAHQLSVDHEPSKERKDIEKRGGFVSNMPGDVPRVDGQLAVARAFGDKSLKIHLSSEPDITRQVIDDRTEFIVFASDGIWKVMSNQEAVDAIKSIKDPQTAAKHLIEEAISKKSKDDISCIVVKFH, encoded by the exons ATGGCAGGCAGAGATATTCTCCATAAGATGAAG GCTGGCTTCTGCGGATCGGCTCCTGACGTGGGAAGAGGAAAAAGCAAGATGTGGAAGAACATTACTCACGGTTTTCACTTTGTGAAAGGCAAGTCAAACCGTCCCATGGAGGACTACGTAGTGTCTGAATTCAAGAAAGTTGACGGCCACGAACTGGGTTTGTTTGCCATCTTTGATGGTCACTTGGGTCATGATGTTGCCAAATACTTGCAGACTAATTTATTTGACAACATTCTTAAAGAG aaggagttttggagtgacACAGATAATGCTATAAGGAAAGCATACAGATCAACAGATGCAGTGATACTGCAGCAGTCTAAGCTCGGTAAAGGCGGGTCAACGGCTGTAACGGGCATTCTAATCGATGGTCAAAAGCTAGTGGTTGCTAATGTTGGAGACTCAAGGGCAGTGATGTCTAAGAATGGCGTTGCGCATCAGCTCTCAGTTGACCATGAACCAAGCAAGGAGAGAAAAGATATAGAGAAGCGAGGTGGCTTTGTATCAAATATGCcag GGGATGTTCCACGAGTGGACGGACAGTTAGCGGTCGCGAGAGCGTTTGGAGATAAGAGCTTAAAGATACATCTGAGCTCCGAACCAGACATTACACGCCAGGTGATTGATGATCGGACTGAGTTCATCGTCTTTGCCAGCGATGGTATTTGGAAG GTAATGTCGAACCAAGAAGCGGTTGATGCAATCAAGAGTATCAAAGATCCACAAACAGCAGCAAAGCACTTGATAGAGGAAGCTATATCTAAGAAGAGCAAAGATGACATCTCATGTATTGTTGTAAAGTTCCATTAA
- the LOC108841117 gene encoding protein ARABIDOPSIS THALIANA ANTHER 7: MKHRSNRFFLAANKLMMHRALLLMALITSAVSRNDEEQCRDMFESFTRVMSQRPSPQYCRGVSHLNNVLKLTYPLALQVLEKKERKGRVGRPCECMESEVTWKLRCVRCEQDPSTNVTKYESHVNVL; the protein is encoded by the exons ATGAAGCACAgatcaaatcgattttttttggcTGCAAATAAACTAATGATGCATCGTGCTTTATTGCTCATGGCCTTAATCACGTCAGCGGTTTCAAGAAATGACGAAGAGCAGTGTAGGGACATGTTCGAGAGCTTCACTCGGGTAATGTCTCAGCGACCATCTCCACAGTACTGTAGGGGAGTGAGCCACTTGAATAACGTCCTCAAGCTCACGTATCCACTTGCT TTGCAGGTAttggagaagaaggagaggaaGGGACGAGTAGGGAGACCGTGTGAATGCATGGAGTCAGAGGTAACTTGGAAATTAAGATGTGTGAGATGCGAGCAAGATCCAAGCACCAATGTAACTAAATATGAATCACATGTGAATGTTCTATAG
- the LOC130499382 gene encoding pollen-specific leucine-rich repeat extensin-like protein 3, whose product MALLLTFHALTSLLLFHVSFVSTATHTSHHHTSHSSNHNQHLQQAYRALQAWKKVIYSDPKNLTGDWTGPSVCSYTGVFCAPSPSDKNTLVVAGIDLNHGDIAGFLPEPIGLLSDLALIHLNSNRFCGILPRSLSQLSLLYELDLSNNRFVGPFPDVVLSLPSLKYLDLRYNEFEGPLPPKLFSNPLDAIFVNNNRLTSLIPKDFTGTTASVVVFANNDFSGCLPPTISHFADTLEELLLINSSLSGCLPQEVGYLYKLRVLDMSYNSLVGPVPYSLAGLGHLELLNLDHNMFTGTVPLGVCVLPSLQNLTVSDNYFSEEEGICRNLTSRGIVFDDSNNCLPDKPNQRSEKDCEAVLDHPVDCYDHECSAMAPQASPSTAGPSIAPAPAM is encoded by the coding sequence ATGGCTCTTCTTCTTACATTTCATGCCCTTACCtcacttcttctttttcatgTCTCTTTCGTATCAACCGCAACGCATACCTCTCACCATCACACAAGTCACTCCTCAAACCATAACCAGCATCTTCAGCAAGCGTACCGTGCACTTCAAGCATGGAAGAAGGTCATATATTCTGATCCAAAGAACTTGACAGGAGACTGGACCGGTCCCTCTGTCTGCAGCTACACTGGCGTCTTCTGTGCCCCATCCCCTTCCGACAAAAACACTCTAGTTGTTGCTGGAATCGATCTCAACCACGGAGACATCGCTGGTTTCCTCCCTGAACCCATTGGCCTTCTCTCCGACCTCGCTCTCATCCATCTCAACAGCAATCGTTTCTGCGGCATCCTTCCTCGTTCATTGTCCCAACTATCGTTACTCTATGAGCTAGACCTCAGCAACAACCGCTTTGTAGGCCCTTTTCCAGATGTTGTCCTCTCACTCCCTTCCCTAAAGTACCTTGACCTTCGTTACAATGAGTTCGAAGGTCCTTTACCTCCAAAACTCTTCAGCAACCCCCTCGACGCCATTTTCGTGAACAACAACAGATTAACAAGCCTCATACCCAAAGATTTCACTGGAACAACCGCCTCTGTTGTTGTCTTTGCCAACAATGATTTCAGCGGTTGTCTGCCTCCGACCATATCTCACTTTGCAGATACTTTAGAAGAGCTTCTCCTAATCAACTCAAGCTTGTCTGGATGTCTACCCCAAGAAGTAGGGTATCTCTACAAGTTAAGAGTCCTTGACATGAGCTACAACAGTTTAGTTGGTCCTGTGCCTTACAGTCTCGCTGGACTAGGCCATCTTGAGCTGCTGAATCTGGACCATAACATGTTCACTGGAACTGTCCCTCTTGGAGTCTGCGTTCTGCCTAGCCTTCAGAACCTAACCGTCTCTGACAACTATTTCTCTGAAGAAGAAGGTATCTGCAGGAACCTGACTTCCAGAGGAATAGTCTTTGACGATAGCAACAACTGTTTGCCTGACAAACCCAACCAACGGAGCGAAAAGGACTGTGAAGCTGTACTTGACCACCCTGTAGACTGCTATGACCATGAATGTTCAGCCATGGCTCCTCAGGCTTCTCCGTCTACTGCAGGACCTTCCATTGCTCCTGCTCCAGCAATGTGA
- the LOC108841014 gene encoding early nodulin-like protein 3: protein MGLIKMFDAYLMIVMLMSLGFAIGFSNGYKFYVGGRVGWVLTPSEDYSHWSYRNRFQVNDTLYFKYPKGKDSVLEVSEEEYKTCNTTHPITTLTDGDSLYVLSRSGPFFFVSGNSENCFKGQKLPVKVMSTAHHGHSPRQPSPSPSPSPSPTLSPSHHDLSSPAPSPKVVLSETEALAPAPGPAKAHNSAGFICPRAVSLGLVLVVIISFMV, encoded by the exons ATGGGTTTGATCAAAATGTTTGATGCTTACCTCATGATTGTGATGTTAATGAGTCTGGGGTTTGCTATTGGGTTTTCAAATGGCTACAAGTTCTATGTTGGTGGGAGAGTTGGTTGGGTCCTTACTCCTTCAGAGGACTATTCTCATTGGTCTTATCGAAATCGCTTTCAGGTCAATGACACTCTTT ATTTTAAGTATCCTAAGGGGAAAGATTCAGTGTTGGAGGTGAGTGAAGAAGAGTACAAAACATGCAACACGACTCATCCAATAACCACACTCACCGACGGAGATTCTCTCTATGTTCTTAGCCGTTCAGGTCCGTTCTTTTTTGTTAGCGGCAACTCAGAAAATTGTTTCAAAGGCCAGAAGCTGCCCGTCAAGGTCATGTCCACCGCCCACCACGGCCACAGTCCTCGTCAACCATCACCATCACCCTCACCTTCGCCGTCACCGACTCTGTCTCCAAGCCATCATGATTTGTCATCTCCAGCACCTTCTCCGAAAGTAGTTCTTTCTGAAACAGAAGCTCTTGCTCCGGCTCCAGGACCAGCGAAAGCTCACAATTCGGCCGGTTTTATTTGTCCTAGGGCGGTCTCTCTAGGATTGGTTCTCGTGGTTATTATAAGTTTCATGGTTTAG
- the LOC108816463 gene encoding uncharacterized protein LOC108816463, whose translation MDRQDSDDIMKFLDGMASSDDVLFGFLDGGNHSPEIYPDSGNFTAGEESDADNDVAGSNSEENKTFWFEQEQLLQATLYRTSSIETKIRQATKQALKEVRSKGTQCVCRKPVTGGCRSCLRGEVSRLLREAGYDCVSCKSKWRSNHEILAGEHEYLEIVDQSGSKKVEMRVVIELSFRAEFEMARGSDEYKRLVGILPEVYVGKTERLRTLIKILCTAAKKCMKDKKMHMGPWRKHKYMQAKWLGTCERKSMKLVAETETETGESDMIAKAKQRVSMLNYGIFENVSAGMGRPAAVAVV comes from the exons ATGGATCGACAAGATTCCGATGACATCATGAAGTTTCTCGACGGCATGGCTAGCTCCGACGatgttttatttggttttctcgACGGAGGAAACCATTCACCGGAGATTTACCCTGACTCCGGTAATTTCACCGCCGGTGAAGAATCCGATGCTGACAACGATGTAGCCGGTAGCAATTCCGAAGAGAACAAAACCTTTTGGTTTGAACAAGAACAACTTCTCCAG GCGACACTGTATAGGACAAGTTCAATTGAGACAAAGATTCGACAAGCAACGAAACAAGCCTTGAAAGAAGTGAGATCAAAGGGTACGCAATGTGTCTGCCGGAAACCCGTGACCGGCGGTTGCCGTAGCTGTCTACGCGGCGAAGTGTCTCGCCTTCTCCGAGAGGCCGGATACGATTGCGTCAGCTGTAAATCCAAGTGGAGAAGTAATCATGAGATCCTTGCAG GTGAGCATGAATATTTGGAAATCGTGGACCAATCGGGATCAAAGAAAGTCGAGATGCGTGTGGTGATCGAGCTATCTTTCAGGGCTGAGTTCGAGATGGCGAGAGGTAGTGATGAGTACAAGCGACTCGTCGGAATATTGCCGGAAGTGTACGTCGGGAAAACAGAGAGGCTAAGAACACTGATAAAAATATTGTGCACGGCGGCGAAAAAGTGCATGAAAGACAAGAAAATGCACATGGGTCCTTGGAGAAAACACAAGTACATGCAAGCCAAATGGCTCGGCACCTGCGAGAGAAAATCAATGAAGCTGGTTGCTGAGACTGAGACGGAGACTGGGGAGAGTGATATGATTGCCAAAGCTAAACAGAGAGTTTCTATGTTGAAttatggtatttttgaaaatgtatcCGCCGGAATGGGCCGTCCGGCCGCCGTAGCGGTCGTATGA
- the LOC108830006 gene encoding uncharacterized protein LOC108830006, whose protein sequence is MADNEEQETTTSYKLFLKAISKRRTWVCLFLVVYAILLSSSWNSLNSIVDWYGENHRTSSGWPAVYASVLLGVVFGVLSMAAALFIAVPAIVVIWISVVVSMAFAGKSRRRVVVEGRKVTKEIAGFVFRVLLKEGNVVALLCALLAYFVFFNSYSISS, encoded by the coding sequence ATGGCGGACAATGAAGAACAGGAGACAACGACCTCGTACAAGCTGTTTCTGAAAGCAATAAGTAAGAGAAGGACATGGGTCTGTCTCTTTCTTGTTGTCTACGCGATCCTCTTGTCTTCTTCTTGGAACTCGCTCAACTCGATTGTAGATTGGTACGGAGAGAACCATCGCACGTCTTCTGGATGGCCGGCGGTTTACGCTTCGGTGCTTCTTGGGGTTGTGTTCGGAGTTCTGTCGATGGCGGCGGCGCTGTTCATCGCCGTGCCGGCGATCGTGGTGATATGGATATCGGTGGTGGTGTCGATGGCGTTCGCTGGAAAATCGAGGAGGAGAGTTGTGGTTGAAGGGAGGAAAGTGACGAAAGAGATCGCTGGGTTTGTGTTTAGGGTACTGCTTAAAGAAGGAAACGTTGTGGCTCTTCTCTGTGCTCTACTTGCTTACTTCGTCTTCTTTAATTCTTACTCCATCTCTTCTTGA